The following proteins come from a genomic window of Anopheles ziemanni chromosome 3, idAnoZiCoDA_A2_x.2, whole genome shotgun sequence:
- the LOC131289624 gene encoding small ribosomal subunit protein eS25 codes for MPPKKDTKGSAKQPQKTQKKKEGGSGGKAKKKKWSKGKVRDKLNNQVLFDKATYEKLYKEVPAYKLITPSVVSERLKIRGSLAKRGLRELCVKGLIKQVVQHHAQVIYTRTTKGDDPVA; via the exons ATG CCTCCGAAGAAGGATACCAAGGGATCGGCGAAACAGCCGCAAAAGAcccagaagaagaaggaaggaGGATCCGGAGGCaaggccaagaagaagaagtggtCGAAAGGAAAGGTTCGCGACAAGCTCAACAACCAGGTCCTGTTCGATAAGGCCACGTACGAAAAACTGTACAAGGAGGTTCCCGCCTACAAGCTGATCACCCCGTCGGTCGTGTCGGAAAGGCTGAAGATCCGTGGTTCGCTGGCCAAGCGAGGACTGCGTGAGCTGTGCGTTAAGGGGCTCATCAAGCAGGTCGTCCAGCATCACGCCCAGGTCATCTACACCCGCACCACCAAGGGTGACGATCCGGTGGCGTAA